A genomic region of Fodinisporobacter ferrooxydans contains the following coding sequences:
- a CDS encoding GMC family oxidoreductase encodes MFDTRYLQEEADICIVGAGAAGGVLAKELAEAGMRVVVIEAGPFRDPQKHFASDELAMETLSWEETRIVDGGDPLRLGSNNCGKGVGGGTQHWTAVCLRFHPSDFRTYSEDGVGVDWPLAYEDLEPYYARHERELAVSGPKHFPWGAFHGPYPWPERNPLSSNAEIFQMGCQKLGIDWCVTPLVILTGPFEGRAPCTNRGFCNQGCMPNAKFSTLIVHIPKAIQAGAVVYADATVVEIEMGKDGKAKGVVFVHDGMTYRQKAKIVILSAFVVENPRLLLHSANAQFPNGLANSSGWVGKGIMVHSSDDVYAKFPEEIRFYKGSPVMASTQAFYETNPNRGFVRGYTLHAHGSRPMSMAKGIATTAGIWGRQLRELMLNYNFYGRVTVVGEVLPAPWNRVALHAEETDAHGVPKAHVTFTYGDNDKRLLEHAVKKAEEILAAAGGKPVVRTHDTAHLMGGCRMGKDPATSVVNRDCQTHDIPNLFICDASVFPTSGGGNPTHTVMAIAARTADAIKTKTVRREI; translated from the coding sequence ATGTTTGATACCCGGTATCTGCAGGAAGAAGCGGATATTTGCATTGTCGGAGCAGGCGCGGCAGGTGGTGTATTGGCAAAAGAGCTGGCAGAAGCAGGGATGCGGGTAGTCGTGATAGAAGCAGGTCCTTTCCGCGATCCGCAAAAACATTTCGCCAGTGATGAACTGGCCATGGAGACTTTATCATGGGAAGAAACCCGGATTGTCGATGGAGGAGATCCTTTGCGCCTGGGTTCCAACAACTGCGGAAAAGGCGTCGGGGGCGGCACGCAACACTGGACAGCCGTCTGCTTGCGGTTTCATCCAAGTGATTTTCGCACATACAGTGAAGATGGAGTGGGTGTGGATTGGCCGCTTGCGTATGAAGATTTGGAACCCTACTACGCTCGGCATGAGCGGGAATTGGCCGTGTCCGGGCCGAAGCATTTTCCCTGGGGAGCGTTTCACGGCCCCTATCCATGGCCGGAGCGCAACCCGTTATCAAGCAATGCGGAAATTTTCCAAATGGGCTGCCAAAAGCTAGGAATTGATTGGTGTGTGACACCGTTGGTAATTTTGACCGGCCCCTTTGAAGGACGGGCGCCTTGTACAAATCGCGGTTTTTGCAACCAGGGCTGTATGCCCAACGCAAAATTCTCCACGTTGATTGTACACATACCGAAAGCGATCCAAGCGGGTGCGGTTGTATATGCGGATGCGACTGTCGTGGAAATCGAGATGGGCAAAGACGGAAAGGCAAAAGGCGTGGTGTTCGTTCATGATGGCATGACATATCGGCAAAAGGCGAAAATTGTAATTTTGTCCGCTTTTGTCGTAGAAAACCCCCGGTTGCTCCTGCATTCCGCCAATGCGCAATTTCCGAATGGCCTGGCAAATTCCAGCGGGTGGGTTGGAAAAGGCATTATGGTGCATTCTTCGGATGATGTGTATGCCAAATTTCCGGAGGAAATTCGATTTTACAAAGGTTCTCCCGTAATGGCAAGCACACAGGCCTTTTATGAAACAAATCCCAATCGGGGGTTTGTACGGGGCTATACGCTGCATGCGCATGGCAGCCGCCCGATGTCGATGGCAAAAGGCATTGCGACAACAGCCGGCATCTGGGGCAGGCAATTGCGGGAATTGATGTTGAACTACAATTTTTACGGGAGGGTTACTGTTGTCGGGGAAGTTTTGCCTGCTCCCTGGAATCGGGTGGCTTTGCATGCGGAAGAAACGGATGCGCATGGCGTTCCGAAAGCACACGTAACATTTACATATGGAGACAATGATAAACGTTTATTGGAACATGCGGTAAAAAAAGCGGAAGAAATTTTAGCGGCAGCCGGCGGCAAACCGGTTGTACGCACACATGATACGGCACATTTGATGGGCGGTTGCCGCATGGGAAAGGATCCTGCAACATCTGTGGTCAACAGGGATTGTCAGACACATGATATACCGAATCTGTTCATCTGTGATGCCAGTGTATTCCCGACATCCGGCGGCGGCAATCCGACGCATACCGTTATGGCCATCGCCGCAAGAACAGCAGATGCAATTAAAACCAAGACCGTCCGCCGGGAAATATAG
- a CDS encoding glycerophosphodiester phosphodiesterase, which produces MPTHRPLILAHRGFSAKAPENTLAAFEAARLAGADGIELDVQCTKDGEVVVIHDERVDRTTNGRGWVKDFTYQELQGLDAGSWFHNTYRGQTVPRFIAVLQWAKQHRLLLNIELKTGVVQYPRLEQKVVELIRSQQMTERVLLSSFNHYSLRTVKRIDPRFRIGLLYMCGMVEPWLYANRMGASAIQPYYPNVIPELMAGCHANRVMVSPYLIDDIKVMKAMAAMGVDAVITNHPDRMRLVLAEL; this is translated from the coding sequence ATGCCGACACATCGACCGCTGATATTGGCACATCGGGGATTTAGCGCAAAAGCACCGGAAAATACGCTGGCTGCGTTTGAAGCGGCCCGTCTGGCCGGTGCCGATGGCATCGAGTTGGATGTTCAATGTACGAAAGACGGGGAAGTTGTTGTGATACACGATGAACGGGTAGACCGCACGACAAACGGCCGGGGATGGGTGAAAGATTTTACCTATCAGGAGTTGCAGGGTTTGGATGCCGGGAGTTGGTTCCATAACACATATCGAGGGCAAACCGTTCCCCGCTTCATTGCTGTTTTGCAGTGGGCAAAACAGCACCGGCTGCTGTTAAACATTGAGTTGAAAACCGGAGTTGTGCAATATCCCCGGCTTGAACAAAAAGTCGTAGAATTGATTCGGTCACAGCAAATGACGGAACGGGTCTTGCTTTCCTCTTTTAACCATTATAGTTTGCGAACGGTAAAACGCATTGATCCCCGCTTTCGAATCGGTCTCTTGTATATGTGCGGAATGGTGGAGCCCTGGCTGTACGCGAACCGAATGGGGGCAAGCGCCATACAACCGTATTATCCGAACGTCATTCCGGAGCTTATGGCGGGGTGTCATGCCAATCGGGTGATGGTAAGCCCGTACCTGATTGATGATATAAAAGTGATGAAAGCAATGGCCGCCATGGGAGTCGATGCAGTCATTACGAATCATCCGGACCGCATGCGGCTTGTGCTGGCGGAACTATGA
- a CDS encoding gluconate 2-dehydrogenase subunit 3 family protein, producing the protein MPVKEGYYTKFDVMQSLPEWDSHTREIVQQRLHGSDTYANLTIIEAEILKSLCQHMTGEERPDVIQYAVTHLDQQSAAAKGESQRKAGTPPLGKLIANGLQAFELSVRGECIVSFLELEAGKQLEIVQKIRQGHYDRHSCWLERNISPNVWFQKLLGIFTEAVYSHPVVWSEIGYAGPAYPRGYVRVGLHDIDPWEAIMDV; encoded by the coding sequence TTGCCTGTAAAAGAAGGATATTATACAAAATTTGATGTGATGCAATCTTTGCCCGAGTGGGATTCCCATACAAGGGAAATCGTTCAGCAGCGTTTGCATGGATCGGATACGTACGCCAATCTCACAATCATCGAAGCCGAAATCCTTAAATCCCTTTGTCAGCATATGACCGGTGAAGAAAGACCGGATGTCATACAGTATGCGGTGACTCATCTCGATCAGCAGTCGGCTGCGGCAAAAGGGGAAAGTCAACGAAAAGCAGGTACACCTCCTCTTGGCAAATTGATTGCAAACGGATTGCAGGCCTTCGAGCTGTCTGTTCGCGGGGAATGTATCGTATCGTTTTTAGAGTTGGAAGCAGGCAAACAACTGGAGATCGTGCAAAAAATACGGCAGGGTCATTATGATCGTCATTCCTGTTGGTTGGAACGCAATATTTCCCCAAACGTGTGGTTTCAAAAGCTTTTAGGAATTTTTACGGAAGCTGTGTATTCACATCCGGTCGTATGGTCGGAGATCGGATACGCCGGACCTGCGTATCCACGGGGCTATGTTCGGGTTGGTCTGCATGATATCGATCCATGGGAGGCGATAATGGATGTTTGA
- a CDS encoding phosphotransferase produces the protein MSTFLLRKHLIRNYSIRPGSIEGIGTIYKPVAVYRVSAGKKTYCVKPFANTGKKLRLLIRGLRFLHAKRYRHAPVLYLTRSGAYYFRMNQTIYYVSDWYTGAACNFQTYRHIHKVVSAIAKLHAITRQFPARYPVYRGQSKEYLQTVIKRHHQFLKDLSFLKQTHPTASLTKQLLAHRDAFVKDGETATGILATYLSSRLYQKHECLCHNDLTRFNCLLDDKGIVRLIDFDNCIIGNSLHDLSLLLANTLDWSWHKMRYGIEVYGRKLAWSGESLHTLYACLLLPREVWYVASAYVRLLKKHQQEPDDSLQQSLDLAIANLPRKQRCLTRLLAYQKQTYQT, from the coding sequence ATGTCTACCTTTTTATTACGGAAACATCTGATTCGCAACTATTCCATTCGACCTGGCTCCATCGAAGGGATTGGCACGATCTATAAGCCGGTCGCCGTGTATCGAGTCAGTGCAGGCAAAAAAACCTACTGTGTCAAGCCTTTTGCCAATACAGGGAAAAAGCTTCGATTGCTGATACGAGGTCTCCGTTTTTTGCATGCGAAACGATATCGGCATGCGCCTGTATTATATCTGACAAGATCGGGTGCGTATTATTTTCGAATGAATCAAACGATTTATTATGTAAGCGATTGGTATACTGGCGCAGCGTGCAATTTTCAAACATATCGGCACATTCATAAAGTCGTATCCGCCATTGCCAAACTTCATGCCATAACGCGCCAGTTTCCCGCCAGATATCCTGTCTATCGCGGACAGTCCAAGGAGTATTTGCAAACAGTCATCAAGCGCCATCACCAGTTTCTAAAAGACTTGTCCTTTCTCAAACAAACACATCCAACCGCTTCACTGACAAAACAATTGCTTGCACACCGCGACGCATTTGTGAAAGACGGCGAAACAGCGACAGGCATTCTCGCAACATACCTTTCCTCCCGCTTGTATCAAAAACATGAATGCCTCTGCCACAATGATTTGACGCGATTCAATTGCTTGCTTGATGATAAAGGAATTGTGCGATTGATTGATTTTGATAATTGCATCATCGGCAACTCCCTTCACGATCTTTCCTTGCTGCTGGCAAATACACTCGATTGGTCATGGCATAAAATGCGTTATGGAATCGAGGTATATGGAAGAAAGCTTGCCTGGTCGGGGGAATCCCTGCACACATTATACGCTTGCTTGCTATTGCCAAGAGAAGTGTGGTATGTGGCATCTGCGTATGTACGTCTGCTCAAGAAACATCAGCAGGAACCCGATGACTCTCTGCAGCAATCGTTGGATTTGGCAATCGCAAATCTGCCGCGCAAACAGCGCTGCCTAACCCGATTGCTTGCGTATCAAAAACAAACATATCAAACGTGA
- a CDS encoding glycosyltransferase family 2 protein has translation MTGKAKNRQWKKRIRPAISVIIPARNEASTIRQVIQASKQIGKRVEILVIANGCKDATVAIAKHTGAKVIEFPEPLGHDVGRAVGAAYAKGKILLFLDADMVIDPNLLLPFIQKIRNGFDIALNSYPRKHTRYPPHATVTAKHALNLLLGRNDLKAASMTTVPFAITKKAARSIGYFHLAIPPLAHAIAIDSGLRVGIGGFVNVGFKNPVRWRKKKRGETHPIRDLIVGDHLEAISYLIRQRGERGGFHDFKRDREQLIRPFPPDWPSAVEQMFEAIDQEPVDPELQEENEYQTVTIIPAYNESKSIAKALKYVKKAGCDSILVVDNGSTDKTKRIAQHFGADVLFFPTPLGHDVGRAVGAQALQYAHAIFTDADIKVSAADLSPYVKSIQSGTDVALNNLNRIIPKNKQFDSVCVMKRFLNIVIKRPELGICSLTAVPNGLSWNAIQTIGAENLAIPPLAYAIAAQKHLKIRPVSGVDVVKRNKLRPDLHRSRNRPLEKLILGDHVEAISYLQSELGVRGDFPDDIRKREWLECFLANRKRHKNKYTATCRMLL, from the coding sequence ATGACTGGCAAAGCAAAAAATCGACAATGGAAAAAAAGAATCCGTCCTGCGATCAGCGTAATCATACCGGCCAGAAATGAAGCATCCACAATCCGTCAAGTCATTCAGGCAAGCAAGCAAATCGGCAAACGAGTGGAAATTTTAGTCATTGCAAACGGATGTAAAGATGCAACTGTTGCGATTGCAAAACATACAGGAGCTAAAGTCATCGAATTTCCAGAACCCCTTGGTCACGATGTCGGCCGGGCCGTCGGTGCAGCATACGCAAAAGGAAAAATTTTGTTGTTTCTCGATGCGGATATGGTGATTGACCCGAATCTCCTATTGCCATTTATCCAAAAAATACGAAATGGTTTTGATATTGCCTTAAATTCTTATCCACGCAAACACACCCGCTATCCACCGCATGCAACGGTCACAGCAAAACATGCATTGAATCTGCTATTGGGAAGAAATGACTTAAAAGCTGCATCCATGACCACGGTTCCTTTTGCAATAACCAAAAAAGCGGCTCGATCCATCGGGTATTTTCATCTGGCCATACCACCGCTTGCACATGCCATTGCAATCGACAGCGGATTGCGTGTAGGAATCGGCGGTTTTGTAAATGTAGGGTTCAAAAATCCCGTGCGTTGGCGAAAAAAGAAACGGGGAGAGACGCATCCGATCCGCGACTTAATCGTAGGCGATCATCTGGAAGCCATCAGTTACCTGATTCGGCAGAGAGGAGAACGGGGCGGATTCCATGATTTCAAACGAGATCGGGAACAACTCATACGCCCCTTCCCGCCCGATTGGCCAAGTGCTGTTGAACAAATGTTTGAAGCAATCGATCAAGAACCGGTCGATCCGGAACTGCAAGAGGAAAATGAATATCAAACCGTTACGATCATACCCGCTTATAATGAAAGCAAATCGATCGCAAAAGCGCTCAAATATGTCAAAAAAGCAGGATGTGATTCGATTCTTGTCGTTGATAACGGATCTACGGATAAAACGAAGAGGATTGCCCAACACTTCGGTGCAGATGTCTTGTTTTTTCCCACTCCCCTCGGACATGATGTCGGGCGTGCCGTAGGTGCACAGGCACTGCAATACGCCCATGCCATTTTTACAGACGCTGATATCAAAGTATCGGCCGCAGATCTTAGTCCATATGTAAAATCCATACAAAGCGGCACAGATGTGGCATTAAATAACCTGAATCGAATCATCCCCAAAAATAAACAGTTCGACAGTGTGTGTGTAATGAAGCGTTTTTTAAATATCGTCATCAAACGGCCGGAACTCGGAATCTGCTCCTTAACGGCAGTACCTAATGGCTTGAGCTGGAATGCCATCCAGACAATCGGCGCAGAGAATCTGGCCATTCCGCCGCTTGCCTACGCCATTGCGGCACAGAAACATCTGAAGATCCGGCCGGTTTCCGGAGTCGATGTGGTGAAACGGAATAAGTTGCGCCCCGACTTGCACCGTTCACGAAACAGACCACTGGAAAAATTAATCTTGGGTGATCATGTAGAGGCCATTTCCTATCTGCAATCGGAATTGGGGGTTAGAGGAGATTTTCCTGATGACATCCGCAAGCGCGAATGGCTTGAGTGCTTTCTCGCCAATCGCAAACGGCATAAAAACAAATACACAGCCACATGCCGGATGCTGCTATGA